The DNA window GCATATCCATGCAGATTTTGTATTAACATTGCATTTTCCACCCAATATGTTAACACATACACAGAAGCTATAGCTAATACACATGTAATGCATCTTCTGTGCTTCTGGTGTTTTATTTGCTCTAACATATGTAAgattttaattctcttttcagaCCCAAAACCAGAGCTGTCAGCAACTAACAGATGAAGTTGACAAGGAATACAAGAAGATGTCTGATAATATAAAAGAAAGTTCTGAGATTGTCAAGGTACACATTTATTAGGCCTTTCAGCATCTGAAAATTTcctatttttttttatttggatGCTAATGTTTCTTTGCTGTTTTCAGGCAAAGTTCAAGCAGATCATCGCAGAGGCACAGTCATCCACGACTTGTGGTACTACACACATACTTCAAAATCTTTCTCTATCTCCTCTACTTGACACCACCGTCTTGCTTACAAAATTAACTGATACTAGATTGGAGAATATGGTCATAGAAATATGTGATATGTGAAAGGCAGGACATATCAATCATCATGTTCTGTTTCTCTGGTTTAACACTCATGATTAGGTTGACCCTAAACTATCTTGCAGTTGAAGTAAATGTTTATTCTCGTTTTGAACAGTGAAATTGCATGTCCTAACTTCAATTATTTCTGCCATCATGCTCCTCCCCATATGTAAATATTATATACTCCCTCCACTCTCTTTTGATAGTCATATTTCATTTTGGTACAATGACCAAGAAGAAGGACCTTGCTTATCATCTCATTAATTACAACTCCTTGGTTTCGGTGTTGTCATATAAATACACCAATCTTTTTCTAAAAAAGTTACTCTACACTTGAATCGAACAGCCGTCCATACTATTCCCAAGATTGCCGTCCATACTATTCCCAAGATGTCAACTCAAATAGGACTATCAAAAGAGAATAATTCAATTTTAGAAATAGGATTGTCAAAAAAAAAATGGACGGAGTAGTAAAGGTGAAGTGCTGGTCACATGAAAAAAGGTCAATTTATGACATTTTTCTGTCTGTGTTAACATGTCATTAATCCCTGCATGTTACTAGAATGTCTCAACTCTAATTTATGTTGGCTTTTCTCCATTTTCTCATTCTCATTCTCATTTGTCTCTAATAATTAGTGTGCAAGGTGACTATCCCTGAGATGATAAAATCTGTGGAGAAAGCTATTGATGGTCTGCGTAGCCGTTATAATATCACAATGCCAGCTTAGTTACCAGTTTAAGTTCTATTCATTACACTTCTGAGTAAGTACCAACTACTTACCCTCTGATTAATTGATGATTGATTTATCCCTAATCTTTAGTTCAATATGACTCCTTTTGCTAAATTAGTTGTATGAGGATGCATTTATCTTATTGATACTTTCAAATCTTATGCATTTATCTTATTGATTCTTTCAAATCTTAGTACCACAAATGTGTTGTTTAGTATCGTCCCTTTGCTGAACTTTGCTATGCTCTGATATCATTTCCCCTACGTAATGAACAAGTCAGGAATGCGAAAACTATGTAATAACCTCTGTTGAAAACACGTTTATATGTAGTGTTTCAAACTTAGAAGTCCACTTCTGTTGCTGTAAGTAGTGTTTGAAATACAATGCAACTTATAACTTGGTTCTGTGTAACATTTCCAAGTTAGGCCTTGTAACTAGATGTCACTTTCTTCTATGTTGAGGTCAATTATGATCTATTTCATCTTGCTCCACTCTATAAAAGTTATATTGGCCAATAAAAGGCAATGAGCGCTCTCACCTCTCAGGTGCATATGGATGCAGTATCCTGTGTCCTATTTTTATCTTGATTTCGCTAAAGCTCATGTCCAAGATATCGAGTTTTTTTCCTATATGATATATGGCAATGCAGGCAGCTAATTCTATTTGAAACCTGATCCTGTATTTTCTTTCCTTTGCAGATAGCCTTCTTCACATCAATGGGACCGATGATCCTTGTGTTCAGGATGGTGTGGTCGTTTTTTCGACATTTGTAGATAATCAGTAGAGTGCAGGCAGCATAGAAACATCGGATGGTAGTTCATCAGCATAGGAAAAAGCATGTAATATCAGTATCTTTATCCAATTTTCCCCCTCGACTTTGAGAAGTATTCAGTCAGTTGCGAAGCAGCCCATCGTATGCTAAACTGTTGTCCCCCCTGTCAACACCAGCGTAATGTAATGCTTACTACTCCATAGTTATTTTCCTGAAGATGAAGATCGAGGATGAGCTTTTCTATGACCGTCCAAAACTCATACCCCATTCGACTTGCCTTATTTTTGCATGCTGTTGATGCACCATTTTTTCGTGGTATTATTATTGCCTTCCCATATACAAACAAATCTGAATCAGTGTAGCTGACAGCGACGCTGTATCAACTTGCTTCTGCCGCTGAAGCGCTGTTACATCTGCCGCAGTTGCAAGGAACAAAATCATGATCAATTTCGGTGCCATTAACAGCGTATATCTGCCGCGGTAGCAGCTAGCAAGTAACAGAAGTATGACCGCAGCTGACGAGAGGATTGGTTGACAGGACGCAAACTTTGAATCCAGCAGGGCAAACTTAACATCTGGAAACGAAGGGAACTTAAACAACAGCATCCAAGCTCAGAGGCTCAGACTAGGCAGTAAACAACCTTTTCCAAAGCAACCTCTACACTGGTCAGTCTCACATAATTTGTTTCCTGTTCCTGTTTTCAGCAACCAGCAAACTTCTAGTGGCATCACACCAACACCACAGAAAAGCTAGTGGAACTGTGGAAGTAAAATCTAGCCTCTGATTAGTTTCAAGAGCACATAACTGCATATTTGCATCTCACGTTCTCAAACAAAAATGAGTAGCATTACACATGGATTAGGTCCACAAGGCACAACAAGAGCAACGAGGTGATGGCGAAGTGTTCTTGAATCTGCATGCTTGATTGTGTTGCGAGAGCCAGCAGTTGTTGCCATCGTCAGGCCAGGTTCAGCTTCCTCAACCCAGCCTTGGCCAGGTCAAGTTGCTCTGAGAGAATCATAAAACCAGAGTCATGTTGGACAGTGCAGACTAAGAAGAGGAGAAAGATGCAATGCATTAGTGGCGATTGGCGATTCGGCATACTCTGCTCCGTCGTGACCACTGATTTGACGCTATTGCGGAAGAAGATGTTGCCAGCCTTCTGGTACACCGCCTGTTGCAAACCAACAAGAAACCGCCAAGCAAAGGCGAACTAGTTGTGAATTTGTGATACAGCAGGCTGCTGAAAGTTTGATGCAGTAAGCATATCCAACAAATTGGATAATCGAAGCTATTGGGAGTACTTTGTGCTTGCCACCTGATTACTAACTTACTGAAACAGGGCTATGTAATTGTGGCATCAGTCTATCACTGGCCAACACCCTAGTTGCCATTGGTAATTTGTACCATCCCAGATGGACAGCTACTGACAGAAATCGTGCAGGGGAAGAGGCTGACCCGGGAGGGATGCAAGTTCTGTAGCTCCGCGATCGCCACCTCGTGCGCGCGTATCTTCGCAGACCAACCAAAGCAAATCCAAGGGGAAGATTATTTCTGCTCTCACCGGCCGAATTTCCAAGAACAAGAGCAGGAAGCTTGGGAAGAAAACTACATGAAACACCAACAGAGGTGTGAAAGTATGGAGAGGTTGAGCATACCTCCTTCATGAGCTCCACCTTCTTCTCCACCACCTCCTTCGCCGGTGCCGGCGCCGTCgtcccagccgccgccgccatctctgTCCGCGCGCCGAGAGAACCCTTCGCGGCTCCGCCGGAAAGACCTGGAGCCCAGGCTCAAGACAAACGACGTTGAAGCCCAGTCAATGAGTAATTATATGGGAGGCCCGAGGCCGGATAGCACAGCCCAGGCCCAACTCCTCGGCTTTCAGGGCCCAAGAAACCCACCAATGCTCGGTATTGACTTGGAGCCGCGCTTCTCTCGCGGGCGTCGCCGCTCCGTCCATCCCTCAgtccctcaccgccggcaaaCTTACGCCCATCCTATCCCCCGGGCCATTCCCAGTCCGACGGAGTCATCGTCAGAGCGTCCAACGCCGCCAACTGTACCAGCCACCTTCAGGAGTTGCAGCCGGGACAGGAGGGCAGGGAAGCCTCTAGTCCGCTGCAGCGGGCGGGGTGGGCTCGCGGCCTTGGCGACGCAGGTGGCCGAGATGGAGGAGGAAGGCGAGGTCCAGTTCGCGTCCCGGGTGTGGTGTTTCCTGTAGTAGGCCAGCGAGAAAGCTCGGTGAGTAGTTTCTTGGTTCAGAACTTCAGAGCTCGGTGAGTAGTTTTTACATGCTTCAGTTGTTCAGACTTGAAGCAGCTTACCAGGTTGCCAACTGCCATTGCTTCCAAAAGTATGTGCATAGTATCCCTATGAGTAAATGGGGGGAGTGATCCCACTTTTGAAGTTCCTATAGATGCAAGTAGATCTTCTGAAGGTGTAAGTGAATTTCCATGTGCTTTGGTCAACTAAATGCTACCAGAGGGCGTGCTTCTTGTTGGAAACAAATATGCACATGAATTCAGCCTAGCTAAAAATCGATCTGGAACTTCTACTGATTACTGAGTCTTAATTTTGCGACTCCTACATTTGCTCGAAAAAAATTGCCACTCATACTTGTTTATTTAACATCAAATGTTTGTATTCAGATATGTTATTTGAAAAATAATACTAGACAAGTTCATTTGAGCTATCCCTCGTATCTCGTGTTTAAGTGCTACAAAATTATAGTTCATTGCATAATCAGATAATGTAAAATGTAAATGGGGGTAGGGGTGGGGGGTGGGGGTAGTTATGTACCAGCCAGCTTTGACAATGGCAATAAAAATCTGACAATATCAACAGTTACAACACCCACCGAGGAGAAAGCAAGATGAACTGCTAGATGCACATCTTAGTCAGGAACCGTGCTAAGGTATGATCATAGTTAACATAGAAATCTTGAAGGATCTTAGCTGCTGCCctctacaacaacaacaacaacaacttagccttttgtcccaagcaagttagggtaggctagagatgaaacccacagaaaacaagaataagaaacacaaaaagggcataagccaaaggaagagttaggggttaaacaaaaagtaacaaaggtcacggttcaggtacgttaattgctaatctccaagcgctcctatccatagctaattccttagcgatattccactccctaaggtctctcttaaccgtctcgtcccaagttagtttaggtctacctctacctctctttacattatcgccccgctttaaaactccactacgcaccggcgcctcgggaggcctccgttgtacatgtccaaaccatctcaaccgatgttgaatcaccttctcctcgataggtgccacccctaccctatctcgaatctcttcgttccggactctatcccttcttgtatgcccgcagaaccaacacagcatacgcatctctgctacactcagttgctggacatgttgcctttttgtaggccaacattcagcaccgtatagcatcgccgggcgaatcgccgtcctatagaacttaccttggcaccttcttgtcacagaggatgcccgacgtctgccgccacttcaaccaaccggctgaaattctatatctaacatcttcatcaatgtctccatctttctgaagcattgatcctagataccggaaaatatccttcttggccaccacttgaccttcgaggctaacgtccccatcctcatgcctagtcgggctaaagtcgcacatcatatactcggtcttggtcctactcagtttgaaccccctcgactctagcgtgtgtctccacagctctaacttcatattaacccctgccctactctcgtcaactagcaccacatcatcagcaaagagcatacaccaagggatatcaccctgtatgtcccttgtgacctcatccatcaccaaagcaaatagacaagggctcaatgctgacccctgatgtagccCTATTTTAAtaggaaagtcactggtatcgccatcacatgttcgaacacaagtcatcgcatccttgtacatatccttgatgagggtaatatacttagttgggactttgtgtttttccaaggcccaccacatgacgtctctcggtactttgtcatacgccttctctaggtcaataaagaccatgtgtaagtctttcttctcctctctatatctctccatcaactgtcgtaataagaaaatcgcctccatggtcgacctcccaggcatgaacctaaactggttttgggtcactcttgtcaatcttcttaggcgatgctcgataaccctctcccaaagcttcatcgtatggctcatcagcttaatcccccagtagttagtacaactttgaacatctcccttgttcttgaaaatcggtactaatatacttctcctccatttctccggcatcttgtttgaccggaaaattaggttaaaaagcttagttaaccatactaccgccctctcgcccaggcatctccacacctcaatggggatgccatcggggCCCATcactttacctcccttcatcctcttcaaagcctccccgatctctgcctcctgaatcctcctcacaaagcgtctgttggtatcatcaaatgagtcctCCAACTCggaggtaggaccctcattttctccattaaacaacttgtcgaaatattctcgccatctgttcttgatctcctcatccttcactagaagtcgatctgtcccattcttgatgcatttgatttggtttatgtcccttgtcttcctctcgcgggtcctagctatcctataaatgtccttctctccttccttcgtacctagccgttgataaaggtcattaaaagcctgacctttcgctacactcacagctcgctttgcagacctcttcgctaatctatagccctcgatgttggttgcgctcttgtcgaggtgaaggcgtttgaaacactccttctccttaatagccctctCTGTGCAAATAATATATAAATCTTTCGATAAGATGTAATCACCACTGGATAAGTTTGACAGTTAGTTTATGTAGAAATATAGTAATATGGTAGTAACAAGCATAAAATATTATATTCTGAAAGTATAGTGTATAATAGTATTAGTATATTTACATTATTTGTAGAAGCAATTTTGTACTTGTTTGATTTTTTTTACTCTTTTGCAGTCCCTGTTATGCAACTTTGACCTCTCATTTTAATAACTTCACATAAATACATGcgaatattttttatttttatgaaAACATTTTGAAAGAAAAATCAGTTAATATAATTTCATAAAGCTAATTGATAGTTTAGATACATTATTAGTGGTCCAACTAGTTTGCCGGCTTGGACTCTGCGACAATAAACAAAAGAATAAAGGAGTGAGTATGTATTGGCTGTCAAAAATCAAAATTAAGGAAACTGTTATATTTTGGGATGGAGGTAAAATAATGTATAGGCTCGTTCCGAATTTCCAGTGTTGATATGACTAAGAGGTAAAATTAAGGACTGTTGTATAAGGAAGATGGTCAAATCCAATCAATACTCAATTTTGGAAGGTAATCTTCAGCTTATGCTTGAAGTGTAGACCTCATTACCAATTGTCTAACATGCTTATTTTAGACACTTAGTCATAAAACAATACCAAGTTGTTTGAGAAACCAACGG is part of the Panicum hallii strain FIL2 chromosome 2, PHallii_v3.1, whole genome shotgun sequence genome and encodes:
- the LOC112882001 gene encoding uncharacterized protein LOC112882001, producing MAAAAGTTAPAPAKEVVEKKVELMKEIRAHEVAIAELQNLHPSRAVYQKAGNIFFRNSVKSVVTTEQKQLDLAKAGLRKLNLA